In Thalassophryne amazonica chromosome 4, fThaAma1.1, whole genome shotgun sequence, a genomic segment contains:
- the LOC117509349 gene encoding uncharacterized protein LOC117509349: MANWEIDLNLRRNLIGTIDELLRIRRSQIDWLDNFIDEVKTQEVIINSGKTASTAIAIASTVALFTPFAVFGAIGLAASSVGGVGFALGDFIANKIQNSNLEDQLKESKSVEQKLSDLLEDLNSAAKRLSQQLGCTVEMARRLILYMKEIHDISVDQGDDFLHIGANGTTAVIDLLVTVPHLKRVADAMNFGYGFYNAAKISSAANVAMVIEGGEAVYQLSGAFIGLASKTLAIVGSVVGVADVIYSWAKDNPNLASAKDCLKKVKENKRDLEAMRRAFNVRFEDL; encoded by the coding sequence ATGGCAAACTGGGAAATTGATCTTAACCTTCGTAGAAACCTGATTGGAACTATTGATGAGCTGTTGAGAATCCGCCGTTCCCAGATTGACTGGCTGGACAACTTCATAGATGAAGTCAAAACTCAAGAGGTCATCATCAACTCGGGAAAGACGGCATCAACAGCAATTGCCATTGCTAGCACTGTTGCTCTGTTCACTCCATTTGCTGTCTTTGGTGCAATAGGACTAGCAGCAAGCAGTGTAGGTGGTGTTGGGTTCGCCCTGGGTGACTTCATTGCCAACAAAATCCAGAACAGTAACTTGGAAGATCAACTGAAAGAATCCAAGTCTGTGGAacaaaaactatctgaccttttggaAGATTTGAACAGTGCTGCAAAGAGACTGAGTCAACAGCTTGGATGTACGGTGGAAATGGCTCGCAGACTTATCCTCTACATGAAGGAGATCCATGACATCAGCGTAGACCAAGGGGATGACTTCCTGCATATTGGTGCCAATGGAACAACTGCCGTTATTGACCTTCTTGTAACAGTACCTCACCTGAAGAGGGTTGCAGATGCAATGAATTTTGGCTACGGGTTCTACAATGCTGCAAAAATCTCCAGCGCTGCCAATGTTGCCATGGTAATTGAGGGCGGAGAGGCAGTGTACCAACTCTCAGGTGCGTTCATTGGTTTAGCTTCCAAAACTCTAGCCATTGTAGGAAGTGTAGTCGGAGTGGCTGACGTTATCTACAGCTGGGCCAAGGACAACCCTAACCTAGCATCTGCCAAAGACTGTCTCAAAAAAGTCAAGGAAAACAAGCGTGACCTTGAAGCCATGAGGAGAGCCTTCAATGTGAGGTTTGAAGATCTGTGA